aaatttaattattaaaacaatgtagATATCAAATTACATACTATAAAGTTAAAAGAACTATATTTATtagataaaagacagtatcaagtactaattgtcatatgtttgataactaattaagaatactaTAACAGAggttaataataaactttaaaaatgcaacataaggtagtgcaatttgctctgttcattaatacattgaaatttaaatataaattgatttacCACTAGGTTTCATTCAAAATCtcactattaaaaaaaatttaagaaacaacaaacataacatttaaaactgcactgtttaaaaatgtatgtcaaattcaaagaactcatttattgagtaaagtgggtttttaattaactaactgtacaattttgttttataactttcaacaggaagaagttgaatgtttatagggagctttttaaataatttgattccaatcaacttatagtatttttttgtcacacttAAGTCTACAAAGTGGATAATCTAATAATTGCCTATTCCTCGTTATATGATTGTATATGATGAGCATCATCACAGAACTgtaacaatagtaggcctactgagaaaTGTAAAGTccatggaaaataaaataatgtttattcaaATTTGTTATCTGACCAAGCACCTACTTACACTCTATAGTGTTCTGAACCTTTTAAGAACGACTGTAAGTAGACAACTGTAGGTCTTGTGGCTGGGTGAAAGATGTTATGAAAGTAAAGTAATTGTACAGGAACTCTCGCTGTTGTGTTAAGTTCATCGTTATGTGGATTGGTGCACTTAATATGGATCGTAAGAATGCAAACATTGTGTGATCATAAAACGTAATTTGTGGGAAATGGCAAAATAAGTTTTTGAGAGTAGTCAATCGTGTGATTTTACCTCGTCCTTTTTATGGTATTTCCTTTAAGGAAGTACATTAATATCTTTGTCCAGAATAGAAGATTACACAAATCAACCAGTATCAATAAAATTTGTGTTCTTAGCCAATGATATGGTTCTTAATGTAAGGCAACTGATTTTTATAGGTTAAGTTAGGTCATTTTAATTATTAACTGGGCTCCAAATTGCTACAGTATAAGATGTGGTGTTTGTTGCTTTGTGGGAAGCTATGTTACTTTGGTATTGaagtttagaatttttttttgttgagattctatatttttttttttctaaatttcctACATTAGTATCTATCTTGAGGACGTGCGACAACGAATGAAGTAGGGAATTTCAGATCTCTTAAGGACATTTGTTTTGATAATACTTACTGACCTGTCTGCTTATTAATTATCTTATATGAGGGTATGATCTCTGTAATTGTTGTACGTTTCAGCTCTGTCTTTTTGATCATTTTGCTTATAGTCAAATAGCCAATAGGCCTACTCAAAAATTGTTACCTACATAATATGTGAAAGTAAGTGTGAAAGGAAGTTGTTCATAATCATTTATTGTTGCCAAGATCAGTTCTGATTGTAATTGGGCTATGTTAATTGCTTTATGGAAAATCTGTTAATGGCAAAGAGATACCACaccagtaacttttttttttttcagttgacaTGGAAGTAATTAAAACAGAACCCGATATAGGCCCACTGAATACACAGAATGATgacagaaaagaagagaaaatacttCTCTCTGAGGTAAGGAAGTAGTCTACTTacagtcccgacgctgttatttccggcgtgactccgcctctttgcttacatcttagaaagtgaagggtctataaagtctaggtaggtagtatcgttcgccagttTTGTTCTtatgttgccgagctaccatacgaggaatctttttgccacaccgttaaacattatcatgtcgcagctcctatgataataaatcaaatgcaatgtaattcagcaaataattgagcggcaaataacgtcttcgtgtgctttctgcgaacgccaacgaaagagctaaaatggcgggcgattatattaagtatttatcgagccttaagaaatgaatcagcgaatgtcaagacgcacacgtttaaatgtagccgacctgcaacgcgattggctgccggaaattacagTGATGGGACTATAATTTACATTACTGTTGTTCTGtgttgaacaaaatatttttcttcaatgaAACTAATGTACCAATATGACAAATTATAATTTACTTCTAATCATATTTGATACACAGGAAGGTAATTCGGTGAAAGTGGACGTGAATGAGATGAATGTTAAATCTTCTGATCTGCATTATAACCACGTATCAGGCATCAAATGTGAAGAAAATAAAGATCCCATTTCAACTCTAGTGTTAAAATTAGAAGATAAGGTGAGTCTCTTGTTTTTAACTCCATTTATTATCTTGGTCTGCACTTGAAGTAAGGAAGTAGTCTACTTAACTTACATTACTGTTGTTCTGTGTTGAACATAATAATTTTTCTTCACTGAAACTAATGTCCCAGTATGACAAATTATAATTTACTTCTAATCATATTTGATACACAGGAAGATAATTTGGTGAAAGTGGACGTGAATGAGATGAATGTTAAATCGGAtgcgcttccgtacaggggcagcATCAAATGTGAAGAAAATAAAGATCCCATTTCAACTCTAGTGTTaaaattggaagataaggtaAGTCTCTTGTTTTTAATTCCACTTATTATCTTGGTCTCTGCACTTGAAGCAAGGAAGTAGTCTACTTAACTTACATTACTGTTGTTCTGtgttgaacaaaatatttttcttcaatgaAACTAATGTACCAGTATGACAAATTATAATTTACTTCTAATCATATTTGATATACAGGAAGGTAATTCGGTGAAAGTGGACGTGAATGAGATGAATGTTAAATCTTCTGGTCTACATTATGACCACGTATCAGACAtcaaatgtaaagaaaataaagatCCCATTTCAACTCTAGTGTTAAAATTTGAAGATAAGGTGAGTCTCTTGTTTTTAATTCCACTTATTATCTAGGTCTCTGCCCTTGAAGCAAGAAGGAACTGGGATGGTTAcgatatttccaatttttagtaGTGaaaaaatttctgcatatttctctgtgatgaaggaagaataatttatttcataggaTTGATACCACTTTcctcagaagtaaacactgaaataataaaacaattgtctttagagacaattaatattcgaTACCCTCcataaaactggcttcatttatacactgacggatccttgatctccagagaacaaggtgccggtgcaggtgttacgtgctgtctcttctcactttatagatctcttgggtatggaacaacaagttttgatggagaaatcattgcaataagtgaaagtctcaggaatcttctatgccacatcagtaaatttaaaaatgcagttatattgtcagactccaaagcagctattctatcaatagtctctaaacacacaccttcatctcaaacagcagaaataactaaaatgctctctcaattaatatcactcaataaaagaattgtattccaatggataccatcccattgtggaatcctgggaaacgagaatgcggatgctttagcaaagaagggcagcactgctacttacagacctgttactaaatctacgtattactctgtgaaaagatttattaaatctacatacttagatttcaacaaacaaaatttgataacacaatcccaagggaaaaaatggaactctctgcatcaaaatccacagttaattcccgatttaccacgaaaatcgtctgtagctgcatttagattggcaacaggccatgattgtttggccaaacacctgcatagaattggaatatatcagtcccctaactgcccattgtgcaactcaaaccaagaaatggattcggaacacctcaaaatctgtgcttcggtggctggtcatgataatatctttgaaaaatattggagtgcaagaggtcaaatgactttattgtcaaacgcctggcattagaaaacaacaacaacaactttcctCTTCAGAATCTGAATCGTGCAAACACAGTAGTTTCACTTACAAGGcccttaaaaattgtttttcatgttTATAATCTTCCCGTTCCTCTATCTCTCCCTCTTCCCCCCATCTCTTTTCTTATTTCTGTCTTCCACCCAGGGCTAAGTTTGCCAGATCTCCTAAGTAAAAATAAGAGACAAGGAGTGTGAATGTTGGAGCATACTGACATTTAAAGAACGCTATTACACAGATAATTGTATGAAGTAacaatatttgttaaaattgAGCATAATTAAAACCAAGCAGAAATATGCCTCATTTCAATCTCCTAgaagtaaaatttaatatttcaaaatttataatttctacaTCAGTAGCGCAGACGGTATAGGCTGGCCtactgtgctcgaggttgcaggtttgatcccggcccaggtcgatggcatttaagtgtgcttaaatgcgacaggctcatgtcagttgatttactggtatgtaaaagaactcctgcgggaaaataTTTCGATACAtcagcaatgctgatataacatGGGCAGTTGCAAGTGTCGCTAAATAAACCGTAATAATACtttctacaaaattaaatttaaatatttaagcactggacatattttaataaaactcAATCTGACACTATCCTATTGAGATTCTCTGTTTTACATAACAGCATGATCCTATATTACATCAATTATTGCAAAATCTTTTGTTAACTCAGTTCTTGTTAATAGCAAGTAACATGGcctgtaaaatttataaatgaagtcaaatgTCCTAATTTTGTGAGTACAGAGAATGCTTTTTGTTTGCAATCCAGAAAGAGAAAGATCATCCTTTTGTTTGGAAGCTCATAAACGAGTTCATtattatgtatcatttcaaattttGTGCATGTGCGCAGGGAGGGGGggatgtgtgtgtgcgtgcgtgagaCGCGCGTGTGTCCTGAAGATTACTTAAATAGATTGTCATGAAAAATAGCATGTCTTAGAGATTCAAATTTACTTTGCTCCATGTTGCATGATGATGGTGCTAACCTACCAGTTGAGGTTTTGTCTCTCTCAGTTCTGAGCAGTGATATCACTGTGAATCATCTTTGTGCCATTCATTCATTTCTCATATTTTCATGTACTTTATTTCGGTTGTATTTTGCTTCTTCAGGAAGAATTCTGGAATGTAAAGGGAATAAAAGAGGAGCCAGTGCCAGAAATATTTCAAGAGGAGGATAATGGCTCGACCAAGAGGTGAGGATACATTTTTATGATATTGCAACTTAaatgtctttcttcaactctGAGAAAAAAATACAGATTTAATATGTTCTGTATTTCAGCTTCTGTAGAAGTTACAGCTTGAGTTcatagatgatgataatgataaaattagtaataataatttatttatttatttttatttatttatttagaatattaacgtgcaaaacaacagcacaaggtcaattacagtttagcacgatacagaacagaacaaaacaacaaatgatgatgagaatgaatgatagaaaatgggaatgagatgaaaatacaaacaatataatagtccaCATCAATCATTGACAAAATGCAACAAAggaaaatagcacaaataattattaaaactagtacagtgagataattaaaataatggcaattaaatataatgaattacaaattaatcaataaaatcatataaatgGAGACTGGAATAGCATAAGACACAGTGCAtagtgacaaaatgaatagataacaaaaacagtgcatacaaataattattaaaattacagacaaatacaaataaacaataatgacaaattgaatagataattacaaaaaatacttgacacagaaaagctaaaaacaacacaaatgaagttaaaaaggaatgtgcttaatataagaatagccaaacaacaaactatatattaaacggatctgaattaatataatgtaaattggcagctttcgtgcatctgacaactggagagagagatttaggcttataagtataaacatttttttgaaatcttaaaccattcgtAGGGGCCCGAAGgaagatattgcttatgaaggattcacaatcaatatcaccctttaaggccttacaaaagaataagtagtcaagttcaagacgtctagcataaaggctagaaaagttaaaatatttacaagtacgctcataattgaaaacagatgaattAGGCAAAAACCTGAAGGCACATagggacataaattttctttggatgattTCCAGTTTAACCGAATCAGTAGAAGCAATAGAATTCCAGGCGACAGTTGCATATTCTAGTTTAGATctgattaatgataataataataataataataataataacaataataataataatacagatctCGTATTATTTCTCTGTTTCTCTGCAATAACACAGTTCACGTTGAGAGGTAGCTAAAATTTGCACCTATCTCTGAGAAAAAGTATGTCTAAATTCTTAGCTCATACTCAGGCAAGCAGCGACCAGAGCATTGGAATGAAGGAAACCAGATatcttttgttttacttttagCACTCTGATGCCCTCGATCAAGATAAACCACATAAAACTTAACCTTCAGTCACCAACAGATTTATGATAAATTTCTATAATAGTTAACCTGTTAGGTTATATTACTAGTAGAATTATTATgatctgtaaaattttgtttctatatTTTCATGGGGCTTTAGATTTATAATTGAAGATTGCCATAGGGGATTCTTGCTCTGGGCATTTGGTCAACATGTTGAATGGTGGTGAAGTTCGCAGGTTATAACGCTAATGGAATTCTTATGGTATATAAAATTTTCTTGTTATACTTTccctgaccagaatattgtacgaaatggaaatataaaaattggagatttatccttcaaagaggtggaaaaattcaaatatcatggagcaacagtaacaaatataaatgacactcgggaggaaattaaacacagaataaatatgggaaatgcctgttattattcggttgagaagcttttgtcatctggtctgctgtcaaaaaatctgaaagttagaatttataaaacagttatattaccggttgttctatagggttgtgaagcttggactctcactttgagagaggaacagagattaagggtgtttgagaataaaattcttaggaaaatatttggggctaagagggatgaagttacaggagaatggagaaagttacacaacgcagagctgcacgcattgtattcttcacctgacataattaggaacattaaatccagatgcttgagatgggcagggcatgtagcacgtatgggcgaatccagaaatgcatatagagtgttagttgggaggccgacgggaaaaagacctttgaggatgccgtgacgtagatgggaggataataaaatggatttcaggtaggtgggatatgatggtacagactggattaatcttgctcaggatagggatcaatggcaggcttatgtgagggcggcaatgaacctccaggttccttaaaagtcaataaGTAAGTATACTTTCACTGCTTGCCAGAGTGTTTTTCTCTCCATCTTGGTCTGTAATTCACTGTTGTGCTTGGGATCATTGCTCTGTTGATATGTTAAATTATAATGGTGAGAACTAATGAGAGCACAGAGTACATTCATGTCTGGAGTGTTCTTTATTGATTGAGGAAATGAATTTAAAAGTATAAGATTTACTTATGTACATTAATTACGTAGTTTGGTTCAAATTAAAGTTAGTGATATTAGCAATAAGTGTAATGCACTCTATTGATAACATGGTATGAGTATTTTGAAAGCAGCAGTAAATTGAGAATTGTTTAAGTGAACAACTTGGCATAATCTCTGAACCATTTGTAGAATCCAGTGAACATAGTTGTATGGATTTACAGGTCGATTCAACATGATTCCAATGAAGATTTGAGAACTCAAGTGTTTGATGAATGTGAGATACACTCACAACACCGTGGCATCCTCAACGGCACACAAATTGGTTTGAAGGAAAATGATCAGAATTTTAGAATCGAATGTAATTCTTTAGTACAGAAGAAGTTAACCTGCGAATCTTGTGGCAAAATCTTCACTGCGCAGAAACTTCTCAAACAACATAAACTTGTTCATTCGAGAcagaagcctttcaaatgcgacAATTGCGGGAAGACTTTTACTTTACGCCAACTCCTCCGACAACATGCATTAGTTCATTCGGGTGATAAACCTTTTAAGTGCAACGTTTGTGAGAAGACTTTTGCTCGAGTATATCATCTCCGTCGCCACTCATACATCCACTCGGTAGATAATCCCTTCAAATGTGACATTTGTCACATGAGTTTTGGAGAACGTTGTCAACTAACACAACACACATCAGTTCACACGCAGTAcaagcctttcaaatgtgatatttgcGATAAGAATTTCGCACGTATTAATCATCTTCGACTACATGCATTAATTCACAAAGATGATAAGCCTTTTAAGTGCAACGTTTGTGAGAAGACTTTTGCTCGAGTATATCATCTCCGTCGTCACGCATCCATCCACTCGGTAGATAATCCTTTCAAATGTGACATTTGTCACAGGGGTTTTGGAGAACGTCATCAACTAACACAACACACATCAGTTCACACGCAGTAcaagcctttcaaatgtgatatttgcGATAAAAATTTCGCACGTATTGGTCATCTTCGACTACATGCATTAACTCACAAAGATGATAAGCCTTTTAAATGTGATAGTTGTGTGAAATCTTTTACACGACCCGAATACTTGAAAGAACATATGCATATTCATTCTGAGAAGAAACTCATGTGTGAGATCTGCGGCAAAGAATTTAGATCAAATAGGTACCTTACAGAACATAAGAGATTTCATAATGATTTAGTGTTTACATGTGATGTATGTTCCAAGAGTTACTGGTGTAAAAAGAGTTTGCAACGTCATATATTGGTTCATACGGAGGATAAACCTTTCAGATGCGATGTCTGTGGTAAGGGATTCAGGCAGATTGGTATATTAAAGGGACACTTACGCATTCATACACTGGAAAAGCCTTTGAAGTGTTACATGTGCGGCAAGGATTTCAGACACGCTAGTAGCTTGGGGAAGCACATGCGTATTCACACGGGAGAGTAGCCTTTTAAATGCGATGTCTGTAGAAAGGACTTCAGGCAATTGAGTAACCTGAGACAGCATTTACTAGTTCATAGCagggagaaacctttcaaatgtgacgcGTGTGGGAAGGCGTTCAGGAAACCGACTAGGTTGAAAGAACATGTACATATTCACACTGTGAAAAActgttaaattctatctttcaattCAACCGTCTTTACAAAATACTTTGGAAAGTGGATTGATTTAAATCATACATGGACAAATGTGACTCAAATAAGCCAGTGTGTTTTGCAATATTCATTCAATATGATGATGCAAGCATGATACCATCCCTTGCTCTGCGGGCAGTATCAGTGTACTTTGGTAAATGTCTCGCGTTTGTCCATCACGGATTTAAATGACTGCCTAGACTGTAATACAGAAATGTAGTTCTACTATACAACACGTGAAAGAAAATCCTATTGTttgacaaattaaaataaattcgtgACTTTAGAGTATATTAAAGAACTTCAATGTACAAAAATGTTTTAATTCAGGTGACATATGAGACCCTGTATTACtaatgttaaataaatcatcTTTAAGTTCCTCTGTCTCAGAAAGTATTAATAGATATCGTTCTGAACATTTTCCTGCTGAtcctttattattttagaagtatTGAGCTCTTGTTTGGAAAGAATACTTTGtgaaaaaacatatattttttttttaagaggctactttttaagaaaattgaaattatattaatattcatgcGCAAGAAAGGTTTTATCGAAATGCCCTGAAGCTAGAGCTCAGCAATCAGTATAATACTGTAGATAAGCTGTAAAAATGCCATGCTTCACGATATTttagtttttgagaaaaatgtaTATATCACACTCCCAGTAAAACAGTGTCGTAACTAAAAAATTGTGATTTCAAAGATATGCCATTTCCTagaaaatactgctgtaaaaatatttcaatagaaAGGTATCAAAACCTTCGATAATTTaccattttattattagaatttcataccttcAACCAGTAAACagcattgtaaataattttcgaCTTACGACAGTATTTTCTATTAGAAAAACTTAGATTTTCTAAAAtaagtacgagggggatccaggaaataacgaccgttcgcgcatacccgcctcgcagctgactccccttccttgtttgaaggtcaactagcttccttaacatgtgttctcataatgttgtgagtactggttgcaacaagtcgccattgtgcattttgtgttacttcaaaatgaacgacgtgattgataatcctgccgactgtgaggtgaggagtgtgattcgatttttgaatgcccgacatttgaaacctgcagaaatttaccggcaattgaaagaagtgtatggtgatactgtaatgaatgaaagaaatgtgagaaaatggtgcgaaatgttcaacaatgggcgaacaaatgtccacgatgaaactcgacccggacgcccatcactcatcacagaagacctgaagactaaagtgaacgacagaatcttgcaagacaggcgcacatcactcgacgaattgcatattgcctttcctgacatttctcgttctttgcttggtgaaattatgtcgcaacatcttggctaccacaaaatctgtgcacgatgggttccacggcaactgagtgaccaacacaaaactcagagaatggcctcagcattgacattcatgatgcgatatcacacagatggagacgcctttcttgatcaaattgtgactggtgatgagacctgggtgtctcacaacaccccagagaccaagcgccaatcacgtcagtggcatcatccctcatcacccaagaaaccgaggaaattcaaacagactctcaacacaaaaagtcatggctactgtcttttgggattgcaaaggtgttcttttgctggatatcatgccaaaaggcactacgatcaatgcaaatcgttattgtgagactttacgaaaactacggcgagccatccaaaacaagaggcgaggaatgctttcgagaggagttgtgcttcttcacaacaatgcccgcccgcacactgctgcttcaactcgagaattgctggatcaattcgtttgggaaatctttgatcatccgccctataggcCAGACTTTGCTCCTAGCGAtgttcaccttttcactaagctgaaagactttctgggtggtacgcgttttggaagtgatgaagagttgaagaagacagtgaacacctggcttaatgaactggcggcagaggagtataacacgggaattcta
This sequence is a window from Periplaneta americana isolate PAMFEO1 chromosome 2, P.americana_PAMFEO1_priV1, whole genome shotgun sequence. Protein-coding genes within it:
- the LOC138715206 gene encoding zinc finger protein 83-like isoform X1, whose amino-acid sequence is MEVIKTEPDIGPLNTQNDDRKEEKILLSEEGNSVKVDVNEMNVKSSDLHYNHVSGIKCEENKDPISTLVLKLEDKEDNLVKVDVNEMNVKSDALPYRGSIKCEENKDPISTLVLKLEDKEGNSVKVDVNEMNVKSSGLHYDHVSDIKCKENKDPISTLVLKFEDKEEFWNVKGIKEEPVPEIFQEEDNGSTKRSIQHDSNEDLRTQVFDECEIHSQHRGILNGTQIGLKENDQNFRIECNSLVQKKLTCESCGKIFTAQKLLKQHKLVHSRQKPFKCDNCGKTFTLRQLLRQHALVHSGDKPFKCNVCEKTFARVYHLRRHSYIHSVDNPFKCDICHMSFGERCQLTQHTSVHTQYKPFKCDICDKNFARINHLRLHALIHKDDKPFKCNVCEKTFARVYHLRRHASIHSVDNPFKCDICHRGFGERHQLTQHTSVHTQYKPFKCDICDKNFARIGHLRLHALTHKDDKPFKCDSCVKSFTRPEYLKEHMHIHSEKKLMCEICGKEFRSNRYLTEHKRFHNDLVFTCDVCSKSYWCKKSLQRHILVHTEDKPFRCDVCGKGFRQIGILKGHLRIHTLEKPLKCYMCGKDFRHASSLGKHMRIHTGE
- the LOC138715206 gene encoding zinc finger protein 83-like isoform X2 — translated: MEVIKTEPDIGPLNTQNDDRKEEKILLSEEGNSVKVDVNEMNVKSSDLHYNHVSGIKCEENKDPISTLVLKLEDKEDNLVKVDVNEMNVKSDALPYRGSIKCEENKDPISTLVLKLEDKEEFWNVKGIKEEPVPEIFQEEDNGSTKRSIQHDSNEDLRTQVFDECEIHSQHRGILNGTQIGLKENDQNFRIECNSLVQKKLTCESCGKIFTAQKLLKQHKLVHSRQKPFKCDNCGKTFTLRQLLRQHALVHSGDKPFKCNVCEKTFARVYHLRRHSYIHSVDNPFKCDICHMSFGERCQLTQHTSVHTQYKPFKCDICDKNFARINHLRLHALIHKDDKPFKCNVCEKTFARVYHLRRHASIHSVDNPFKCDICHRGFGERHQLTQHTSVHTQYKPFKCDICDKNFARIGHLRLHALTHKDDKPFKCDSCVKSFTRPEYLKEHMHIHSEKKLMCEICGKEFRSNRYLTEHKRFHNDLVFTCDVCSKSYWCKKSLQRHILVHTEDKPFRCDVCGKGFRQIGILKGHLRIHTLEKPLKCYMCGKDFRHASSLGKHMRIHTGE